Proteins co-encoded in one Dasypus novemcinctus isolate mDasNov1 chromosome 18, mDasNov1.1.hap2, whole genome shotgun sequence genomic window:
- the LOC131274186 gene encoding vomeronasal type-1 receptor 1-like: MGGANIKMKIIFLTQTEVGILGNSSLLCLYSSVLLTGHKMRPTDLILNQMVLANLLVLLSKGIPQTVAAFALKYFLGDAACKLVFYLHRVGRGVSLSTTCLLSIFQSIKLSPSNSRWLELKVRSPKYIGFFCFLIWLLHFLLNIIVPLEISGSLNSRNVSVKRRSYGLCSTLIPENFMRELHAVLFSFVDIICLGLMLWASGSMVLFLQRHKQRIQHIHSNSLSPKPSHESRATHTILILVSSFVSFYFLSSILTFYISVLVNPGLWLVTMSMFLASCFPTFSSFFLISRDTRVLQFCSFCWERKKNIFPICSHI, from the coding sequence ATGGGTGGTGCTAACATCAAAATGAAGATTATCTTCCTCACTCAGACAGAAGTTGGAATCCTGGGAAATTCTTCCCTCCTTTGTCTTTATAGCTCCGTGTTGCTCACTGGACACAAGATGAGACCCACAGACTTGATTCTCAATCAAATGGTGTTGGCCAACCTCTTGGTGCTCTTATCCAAAGGGATCCCTCAGACAGTAGCAGCATTTGCATTGAAGTatttcctgggtgatgctgcatgTAAGCTTGTCTTTTACCTTCACCGAGTGGGCAGGGGAGTTTCCCTCAGCACCACCTGCCTCCTGAgcatcttccaatccattaagCTTTCTCCGAGTAACTCTAGGTGGTTGGAGCTCAAAGTTAGATCCCCAAAGTACATTggtttcttctgtttccttatttggcTCCTGCATTTCTTGTTAAATATCATAGTTCCTTTGGAAATATCTGGGTCACTAAACAGCAGGAATGTAAGTGTGAAAAGAAGAAGTTACGGTTTATGCTCCACCCTGATTCCTGAAAACTTTATGCGTGAACTACATGCtgtcttgttttcctttgttgACATTATATGTTTGGGCCTCATGCTCTGGGCTAGTGGCTCCATGGTCCTTTTCCTGCAAAGGCACAAGCAGAGAATTCAACACATTCACAGCAACAGTCTCTCACCTAAACCTTCCCATGAGTCCCGAGCCACACACACAATCCTGATCCTGGTGAGCTCCTTTGTCTCCTTTTactttctctcttctattttgaCATTCTATATTTCTGTCCTTGTAAATCCAGGCCTGTGGTTGGTAACCATGTCCATGTTTTTGGCTTCATGTTTCCCAACATTCAGCTCCTTTTTCCTCATCAGCAGGGACACCCGAGTCTTACAGTTCTGCTCTTTTTgctgggagaggaaaaaaaacattttcccaaTCTGCTCACACATCTAA